DNA from Archaeoglobus veneficus SNP6:
TGGATTCCCAATTGAATTCCAGCCAAGGATTTTGAGGCCAACTGAATCGCACGTTGATAGGGTTTACGTTGCCGGTTCAGTTTCAGGGCCGAAAATAGTGCAGGAAGCGGTTGAGCAGGGCGCAACTGCAGCGCTGAGAGCTAAGCAATCTGTTGGCATCAAAAAGCTTCCGAAGTTCGTTTCGAAGGTAGATCAGGACCTCTGTTCTGCATGCCGCATATGTGAGGCTGCATGTCCTCATGGGGCAATAGATGTTAAAGACTTTGCCTATGTCGATCCAGCGTTCTGTCAGGGCTGTGGGCTCTGCATGGCTGCATGTCCGTCGAATGCAATCCAGCTCGTAAACTTCGAGGATGAGCAGATTATAAGACAGGCAGAAGTGGGGTTCGAGCACGCTGACGGGCCTAAGATTCTCGCTCTGCTGTGTTACTGGTGCAGCTACGCTGCAGCGGATTTAATGGGAAGAAACGGGATCAAAATCCCGCCAAATGTAAGAACAATCAGAATAAGGTGCTCTTCATCGATAAACTCCAACCTCATAGCCGAACTGCTAAAGAGGGTTGATGGTATACTTATAGCCGGCTGCCCGCCGAAGAACTGCCACCACCTCTGGGGTAACTACATGATGGCAAAGCGCGTCGGGCTCATGAATCCAGTTATGGCTGCACTGGGTGCTCCCAACGCCGTAAGGTGGGAGTACATCGGAGTTACCAACTGGGCTGAGCTGGGTAAAGTGCTCAACGAGATGGACAAATACCTGAGAGAGGTGAGAACATGAAGCTCATTCTAAACTGGGCCGCTTCGTGCGGAGGATGTGACGTATCTATACTCGACATCGGCAGCGAGATTCTGAAGGCCCTTGAGGGTGTGGACATTCTCTACTGGCCCGTTGCAATGGACGCAAAGCGTGAGGACCTCGAAGCAATTGAGGATGGAAGTGTTGACGTTGGAATAATTAACGGGGCGATAAGAACATCTGAACAGGAGGAAGAGGCAAAGATCGTGAGGAAAAAGTGCAAATACGTAGTTGCATACGGAAGCTGTGCCTGCTTCGGTGGGATTCCCGGGCTCGCGAACCTCTTTCCGAAAGAAAAAGTGCTGAAGAGGGCCTACGTGGAGGCCGAATCAAACGAAGAGGGTGAAACAATTCCATCGCCTGAAATCAAACTTGATGATTTCACGCTGACCCTTCCAGAATTTTACGAGTCTGTTAAACCTCTTGATGCAGTAATTGACGTTGATCTCTTCGTCCCCGGTTGTCCTCCGTCGATAGGGACGATTAAGGAATTGCTCGATGTCTTAAAGCTGATTGCGGAAGGTAAGCAGCTTGAAAGAAGAATCCTCGCCTCTGATAAGGCTTTGTGCTACGACTGCCCCAGAAATGCTACAAAGAGCGGTAAGAGGATTGAGAGACTCTATCGTCCCCACGAAGTGGTTGCAAATGATGAAAAATGCCTGCTCGAGCAGGGCATACTCTGCCTTGGCTTCGCCACCCGTGGAGGTTGTGGGGCAAGGTGTATCAACGCAAACATGCCGTGCAGGGGTTGCTATGGGCCTGTTGGTGTTGCTGGGATGAGTGGAATAACTGCAACGGCAGCAATAGTCGGCAGGTGGGAAGATGAGATTCCACCAGCGAAGCTGATTGAAGCGCTGAACATCAAAGACGTGGCAGGAATCTTCTACAACTTCACGCTTCCAGTTGGCAGGATAAGAAATGAAAAGAGGTGATATAATGAGGAAGATCACGATTCATCCAAATACTCGCCTTGAGGGGCACGGAAAGGTGGACATAATTCTCGACGATGAAGGAAATGTTAAAGATGCATACTTTCAGGTGATTGAGTTCAGAGGCTTCGAGAAGTTCTGCGAGGGCAGGCATGTGGAAGAGCTGCCCCGCATCACCCCGAAAATATGCGGTGTTTGCCCTGGAGCTCACCACATGGCTTCAGCCAAAGCGTGTGATGCAGTATTTGGTGTTGAAATCCCACCAGCAGCGAAGAAGCTCAGGGAGCTTTTCTACTGTGCTCATGTCGCGCACTCCCACATCCTCCACTTCTACGTCCTCGCTGCCCCAGACTTCTTTATAGAAGACAAGATGAAGAGAAATGTCTTTGGGCTCGTTGAAGTTCTTGGAAAGGAACTATGCGCTGAAATACTCGACTGCAGGGTTTACGCCCAGAGAATCCAGGAGATAATTGCTGGGCATCCAATATACCCAGTTGCAGCGTTGCCTGGAGGAATGGCGAAACCTCTCAGCGAGGAGGAAAGGAAAGAGATCGAGGAGAAGGCAAAGAAGCTTGTTGACTTCGCTAAAAAAGGCCTGGAGTTCTTTGAGGATGTTGTGCTGAAGAAGGAGGGTATGGAAGAGCTGATTAAAGGGGATGTTTACGCTCACAGAACATACTACGCAGGAATGGTGGACGAGAAGGACAGGGTGAACTTCTACGATGGAGTTGTCAAGGTCGTTGATCCAGATGGAAAAGAATTCTGCAGGTTTGAGGTGAGGGACTACCTGGAGCACATAGCAGAGCACGTAGAACCCTGGAGCTACGTTAAGTTCCCGTATCTCAAGGCTGTTGGCTGGAAGGGGTTTGTTGACGGCGTGGACAGTGGAATATACAGGGTCAACTCTCTTGCAAGGCTGAATGTAGCGGAAGGGATGGCTACTCCAATGGCAGATGAGGCGTACAGGAAGATGTACGACTTCTTTGGAGAGAAGCCAGTGCACAACATCCTTGCGTACCACTGGGCGAGGCTGATTGAGATTGCTTATGCAGCAGAGCGCATGTATGAGCTGGCATGCGATGAGGAGATTACGGATAAGAACGTGAGAGAAGTGCCTAAATCGAAGCCTTCAGAGGGTGTTGGAGCCGTCGAAGCTCCACGCGGTACGCTGTATCACCACTATGTCACGAACAAGAAGGGTGTCGTTGAAAAGGTCAACCTGATAGTTGCAACGGTGCAGAACAATCCAGCAATCAACATGTCTGTAAAGAAGGCAGCTCAGAACTTCATAAAGGGTGGGGAAATCAAAGAGGGATTGCTCAACGCCGTTGAGATGGCTGTAAGGGCCTACGATCCATGCCTTGCTTGTGCCAGCCACGCTCTGCCTGGTAGACTCGATGTTGAGGTAAGGGTTATCAGGGACGGCGAGGTCGTTAGTGTTCTGAGAGCTTAATCAAATCTTTTTTACTTCATTCTGTGTTTTTTCAGGCTCAGGCTATAATTCCAAGCCTTGATAAACCTATGGAAAAGAGCCTGGACGACAAGACTGAACAAAGTGGTAAAATGAAAAAGCTCGTGGTTGGAATAGGAAACGCTGTACTCGGAGACGATAGTATTGGAATCAGAGTTGCCAAGGAACTTGAAAATGAGTTCGAAGTTAAAGTAACCACGCCTTCAGCCCTTCTCGAGGCAATTGCTGGTTACGATAGAGTGGTGATAGTAGACGCGATAAGTGGGGCAGGGGAGATAGGAGACGTATTCGAAGTAGAATTGCCTGAAAATCCCCGCTTCACTTCGTCGCACAGCCTCGGCATTATAGAGATGCTCAGCCTCGGAAAAGTCCTCTATCCAGAAAAAATGCCAAAGGAAGTAAGAATCGTCGCAATAGAGGTCGGCAGAATGCAGATAGGAGAGGGGCTGAGCGAAGAAGTCGAAAGGGCTTTGGAGAAAGCTGTTGCTTTTGTCAGGGAGATTCTTTCCTGATTCTTCCTCATTATCAGTAGATATACTGTAGCTACTCGAAATGTCGGTATCTACTTTCGATTTTATCCAATGTTAATTAAGATTAACAAATCGTAAAGTCTAAATAACCTTTTGTAAAAAGCCCTTTACAAGACGGAGTGGAGAGTATGAACCGGAAAAAGTATCTGCTGTGCATAACTATCGTGACAGTAGCCGTGGGCGCCATAATTGGATGGTCTGTTTGGGCTGGAAACAGTGTTATACCAGTAATTGCAGTGGTTGCTGGAATAGCGCTGCTGAAGTTATGCAAGAGCAGGGTCGAAGAGGTGGTGGAGGACGAAAGGGTACACAGAATAGGTGAAAAAGCATCCAGAAGAACTCTACAGGTTTTTGGATTGACGATTGCCGTAACAGTGGCCATTTTAATAGCATTGAGTGAAAGCGGACATGCAGAGTTTGCGCAATCTGACTTTACACTGATACACGTCTGTGCTTTGCTGGCATTCTATCTGACATTGCTGTATTTAGTATTCTACGGATACTACAGCAAAAAATACGGAGGTTAGCAGAATATGAAAAACAAACTCAAGGTTTACAGAGCCATTCACGATTTGACTCAGGAAGAACTTGCAAAGAAGCTTGGAGTGACGAGACAGACTATAATAGCCATAGAAAAGGGAAAGTATGACCCGTCTTTAGAGCTTGCCTTCAAAATAGCAAGATTCTTCAAGGTTAAAATCGAGGATATTTTCATTTATGAAGAAGACGAACAGGATTAGCGGGTTCTGACAACTGCCACAAACTCGGCACTTCAGTATGTCTTTAAAGAGGTCCTCGTTACAATCTCCGCCTTGCCATCGCCAATAGACTCATACTGTCCGATGACTATCCTCCCGCCCTTCGAGCTTTCCCCAACCCACGCTCCAGCCACTTCAGCAACTATCTCCCCACCCTCCATTGCAAAGCCGAGGGCGTTGCCTGCATTGCTAACGATTATCGTTCCACCCTTCATCTCCATACCTACCCAGTCTCCCGCCTTTCCCGCAACGATTCTCCCGCCTTTCATCCCCTTTCCGAGATAGTTGCCGGTTGAGGATGTGAAGATTTCCCCGTCTTCCATCTCCATACCAAGGTACGTCGTTCTGCCCTCGACGAAAATTCTGCCGCCTTTCAGCCTGAATCCGATTCCAGAAGCGGAGCGGACACTAAACCTGACGGTAAAGTCTTTCATAGCCCTCAGGAATCCTGAGATAAAGAATCCAACAATTCCTCCAAAACAGGCGAGGTAGTTGTTGAAAAGAACTTCTACTCTCTCCTGTGTTAGCCTGTACTGCGATGCAAGCTCTCTCCCAAACCTGAACGCCTCCTCAAAAACCTCGTACTTCCAGCCCTGTTTATCCCTCGCCCACTCGACGTATGCGTTGGCTATCTCCCTGAGCGGGTCAGAAGTTGTGAGTTTTAGGTATCTATTGAAGGTTTTTCTCTCTTCGGGAAGCTTCAGGTCTTTCGCAAGTCTGTGGACTATTCTACCCTTTTCCATCCTTCCTCTTCCCAAACGAATATTTCTCCACCCTTCCTTGGGCCGAAGGATGTGACATCGCCCTTTATTTTTATCACTCCACCTTCCATATCTATTCCCACGAACTGACCCGCGTTTCCAAAAACGATTATCCTGCCACCTTTCATCGAGTCGCCGAGTCTCCAGCCGACGTTGCCCTTAATCAAAATCTCTCCGCCCCTCATTCCAAAACCAACTTTATCGCCGGTATAGCCTGTAACGATGATTTTTCCGTTTTCCATCTTCTCCCCGAGGTATCCGCCCGCATATCCAGAGATTATGAGATTTCCACCAGGATGCCGGTAACCAAACCCCCATCTCAAACCAACCCTACTGTGAGCGAGCAGTCTGGGTAGTTTTGGTGACAGGCTGAGAGTTTTGTCCCGTATGATGTCGTGATACAGCCCGGAGACAAAGTACCCGAGGTAGTTCTCGTAGAACTGATGGCAGAGCAGGTCTCTGATTTCTCCCGCCCTCTTCTCAAGGACATCGTATACAGTGCTGTTCACAAACTCCTCGACTTCCCTCAGAGTTACAGAGTACTTTCTCCTCATCTTCCTACCAAAGTCGAAACACTTCTCAGGGTTTAGCTGAAAGGCGAGCTTTATTTCCATATCAAGGTACTCATTAGCAACCTCCACGAGCTTCTGAATGTCACATTCCTCACTTATCTCAACGGGCTGCCCATCTGGAATTCTTAGCTCTGCCCTTTCCATCAACCGGTCTATGATCCTCATTCTTCCTTCCTCCACCTTATGACTATCTTCGGAATGTCTCTCTCGTCCTCGACCTCTATGAAATTTGCAGCTATGCCCTTAAGCCTTCCGCTTCTTTTTCTGAAGTCCTCAACGTCCTTTGCGTACTCCCTTATCCAGATGACGGTCAAACTTCTAAGACTGGAGAGGTACGCCACCGCTTCCTCAATGTTTTCTATCCCGGCATCGGTTATGAGTATGAAGTCGCATTCAGCGCAGTCGTACTTCTCGACGTAACTCTTCAGCTTTTCCACATCAAGTCTCGTGCCTCCACCCTGATAGACTGCAAGAGCCTCGTAAACATCGTTTCCCCTTGAAGGTGGAACCTCTATGCTTCTGCCAGAGAAGTTTATCACGCCAACTTTCCCGCCCATGTCCATATAGCTCCTCGCTATCGCGAAGGCTCCTAAAACAGCGTAAGAGCATTTCTGCGGATTTTTCATGCTTCCCGAAGAATCGATTATTATTACAGCATTTCTCGCTTCGCTACTCTGTCCTTCAAACTCCTCTGCTTCATACTTCTTTGCAATCCCGGGTATAATCTTTCCGTAGCTTTCAATTGGGCTGTAGAAGTCGATTGCATCATCGAGAGAGAAATCGACGAGTTCATTCGGGTACAGTGACCCCGTTCTGGCTGAAGATTCGATGTAGACAACGTACCGCGACGCTTTATGCCTATACCACTCTACATCTGCCCTCCTCTGCTTCCCCTCTCCGCCAGAAATACCGAGGAATTTCGAAATCTCCTCGAACTCCTCTAAGTCAACATCCTTCGCTATTTCTGCCAGCGCTCTTTCTATTTCCTGTTTAGAAAAATCGTCGAGGCTTGGATTTTCGAACGGAAGAGATATGTCCAGGTCTGAAAAGAGTTCTGCGAAAAGCTGTATGTTCGACTTAAGCTTCCTCCTGTCGAGGAAGTCGATCTTAAGCAGAACACTCAGCCTTCTTTCAAGTTCATCGCTCAGCTCGAATTTGCCAAAGTCCAAACCGGTAATCTCGCTAAAATAAGCCCTTAGCAACGCATCTGCCTCGCCTTCAACTGGCAGCTCTCTGTACGTTTCCGCAATCGCATCAAGCCCTCTGTTTACGACAAGGTCGAGGTTAGCAACGACGTCGTCGAATAGCTCCCTTATCTCGTTGCCGTTCTCGTAGTTCCTGAGCCAAAAGGATTCGAGAATTATCGTTTTTAGATCGTAGGGATGCTTCGCCCAGTGGTTCAGAGCGTGGTGGAATGCCCCAAGCAATCCTTTCTCGCTGAATTTCCTTGCAAAGTCCCTTCCGATAACGAGCCTGTGTTTCCTCGAGAACTCGAGCTTGCAAACGTCGCCATCGGTAATGGTGAGTCCGATAGGGGGATAAAGCATGTCCTTTCTCGCTTTCTCAAAAACGTCCTGCATATCAGCCCCTCGTAAGGCTCGTGAAGAAGGGATGGCCTATCTTTTCGGCTATCTGCTCGAGCCTCTCCACGTCTCCCTCCCTCAGAGCCTTATACGCAGAAATCTGGTAGTTTCTATGCTCCTCCCACCTGCGCTTAGCCTTCAGCAAGGTATCTCTTACGGCGTAAAACTCGTCGCTCGTGTCCTTTTCCACGTCTCTCACTTCGGCAAGCTTCGCATCACTCACACCACAGCGGTGCCACAGCACATATGGAAGAGCGGCAATAACATGGGCCATCGTCACCTCTCCTTCTCCTTCAAACCAGGCGAGGGCCTTTGAGTAGACGAAGAGACTTCTTTCAGCCCTGTTGGATATGCAGTAGATGTCAGAGCATACATAGTTCGCATAATGACAGCCATCACACTTAGCGAAGTCTTTTCTTCCAAGCTGACAGTAGGCTTCCTGCGAGAGATAGTCGAGGAACAGTTCCGCATCATCTGAAACATCTATTTTCTCAATTTCATCTCTCATCTTCTCAATCTCTTCCAACGATGGAATATGCACATTGATCCCGTCTTTCTCAAGTCTCGCCATGATTTTTTCTCTGAATTGATCCGAGACTTCCTGAACGTACTTCTCCGCTTCCTTGCCATTCAGCTCCTGAACGTGGACGATCATCTCCTCCGCAAGCTTTGCATCCCTCAGAAAGCTGTCGTCGATACCTCTTCTCACGAGACGCTTTCGAACAGGGTGGATTCTGCCTGTCTCAACTGCAACGTCAAAGCGGTCGAGAAGGGGAGGAATGAGTTTTGTAGTGCCTATATCCTGATAGTTTATCGTTGCAAAGAAGGCTCTGCTGCCGGTTATAAGCGTTGAGCCGCGGTAGCTCCATATGTTCCTGTCAACTTCGTTAAGCAGCATACTCTGCTTGCCTGCCGGCAATCTGTTTATCTCGTCTATGATTATCGCAGGACAGAAGGGAGTAATCTTCCACTTTACAACCTCCTTTCCCTCTCTTTCAAGGGATCCGAGGTCGAGTGTGGCTTTTATCTTCTCCTCCGTCTGCTCCGGATGACCGTGGACTGTAGCAGCCTGCACGAATTCCAGCGGTACAGCCTTTACAAGGCTTGCAATCCGCTCGCTTGATGTGGTCTTTCCGCTGCCGTAATCTCCGAAGATGAGTTCCTTTCCATCGAGAATGAGCGTGAGCAAGCCAAAGAGAGCTACAGGATCGTACCTGTTTTCTCCAATCTCGAACGTCTCGTCTCCGTAGTACAGCCTCGTGCAGACGAGCTCGTAGAGCTGCTTCATCCATGCGGGATTGTCAGAAATGTAGATATTTGTTACTATAGGTTGAACTGCTATTCTGACTGCCACCCTAAGTGGACTTAAGATGGAGGTCGATAGAGGTAGAACGTTTTCCCCATGAACTCTACCTTTTCAATTCCCTCTATTGACTCAAGAATACTTAAATCGGCATCGAATTTGCGGAGCAGTTCGACAAGCTGCTCCTCCCTCATCGGATGTCTTCTCAGAACCATCATAACGGCTTCTTCAGCGGATGAGAAGCACTCAACGAAGAACTCCCCTACCTCTGGCTGTATGATTTTTGTTACGTCGCCTATTATCGCGTTTGCCCTGAGAAGACCCATCTCATCCGCAGGCTCAATTCTGCTTGCCGGAGGCCTGATAGGAGTGAGGATGTAAACTCCGTCCGGCTTTATTCTATTTAGGGCATCTCTTATTGAGAGCAGAGATTCTTCTCCATCGTTGAAGTTCTTTACGAGCATGACCTCGACGTAGAGCTTACCTCTGTAGGATCTGCTAAATTCCACCTGTCCGTCGATTATTTCTTCTATCTTCAGATCTCTGTGCGGTCTGTTGATCCTCCTGAATGTTCTCGTATCTGCAGCATCGAGGGATGGTATAACCACGTCTGCTTCCATCAAATCCTCTCTGACATCTTCTCTGTAGAGAAGGGAACCGTTGGTAATTACAGCTACTGGTATATCTGTAATTTCCTTTATTTTTCTTATCAGCCACCCTATGTCCCTGCAAAGAGTGGGTTCACCTTCGCCAGCAAAGGTAATGTGGTCAGCTTCAACGTTCTTCAATGAAAGTTCGACTTCTCTCAGAATGTCCTCTTTCGGGAAGAAGCTCCTTCTTTCATTTATTTTGCTCGTCGTCTTTCCAAGCTGGCAGTAAACGCACGAATAGTTGCACGTTTTAAACGGAATAACGTTGACTCCCAGCGATCTTCCAAGCCTCCTCGATGAGACAGGGCCGTATACGTAGTCCACTGAAGATAGTCAAGTTGCGAATATATATTCATTATGCACTTTTAAGCAGGCAGCGGAAAAAAGTTAAATCCGCGATAGCTGACTAAAGACAAGCCCCCGTGGGGTAGTGGATATCCTGAGGGTCTCCGGAACCCTCGACCCGGGTTCAATTCCCGGCGGGGGCGCTTTTGATCCGGTTTCAAAGCCCTATGTGACTTCCATAGTGGTGATTACACCTAAAGTTTTTCTCTTTTAAGATTATCTTCTCTTTCAAGATTATCCATGCTGGGTTTAGATTTGGAAAGTTTGTACTGAATGAACGGTGTGTTCAGTTGGATTCGTGGCTCAAAGGACCGAGACTCGTTTCGCTACGAATTTTCTTTCTAAAATATATATGCTACTCAAGAATTTGTTCTAACTCCAAGATAAGTAAGCGTACTGTATTCTCTCGGTAAGCCAAAACATCCAGAGCTGCGGACAGGGCTTTAGGGTCCTTAAAGTATCCTTCTGCGTCTTTCATGTTTTTCTTAAAATAATCGGCAAGCTTCTCCAGATTACTCTTCATCCATGTAAGATTGCCACGAATGCCCTCAGCTTTTGCAGTATCTCCCGTTTCTATGGCCTGATCAACCTCCTCAAGTTCAGAGATTAATTCCGTAATTGTTTCCAGCCAGTCCTTGATACCCATTCCGCATCTTTTCCGAAATGTTCGAGTAACCCACATTTTCCTGAACATGTCAAGTTCGTTGGTTTCTCTGTTTACATCTTCCAGTATCTTCTTGAGCTCTCTGGCAAGCTCAACCGCCGATTCACTCCTGGAAACCTTTTCAGATGTCTTAGACAAATCTACACTGCCGTCTTCAGATTTTTGCTGCGATGAAAAGCTCAGTAAGCCTGCTTTGGCAAGAGGCTGGAAGGGATCGGCAATTTGACCGTGATAATCTTGTGCATTTACGATACAGTAGGCAAAGCCAGCTGCACAGTCTTCAGCAGGCATGAGCCCGTCATAGCCGGGATTTACACTTTGATCAATGAACTCCTCGTACGTCATACCGTAACGTGGCGCCAGTTCACGGGCAGCATTCCTTATTCCAGGCGTGTCCACCATTCCGGGAGCAAAGACGAATACTGATATACCTGATTCGTTACCCAGCTCAGCAGCTAAAGAAAGACCAAGTGAGCTCAGAACAGCTTTAGAGGCAGAATATGGTGCTACATATGGCATTCCCTCATCAGAAGTAATCGTAACTATGACTCCTTCTTCTCTTTCCAGCATGCCTGGCAAAAAAGCTTTTATGGTAAGAATCGCAGCCCGCACGTTAATCGACCAGGTCTGATCCCATTCTTCCAGCGGTAATTCCAGTATTGAACCAGTCTTTACCACAGTGGCGTTATTGATCAGTATGTCTACTTTGCCAAACTCTTCGAACACTTTGTTTGCCAGTCTTTTAATACTCTCTTCATCTCCAACATCCGTCCTGACAAATAGTGCCATGCCGCCTTCTGAACGAATTAATGCCTCGACTTCTGCTCCGGTATCTCTAATTTCGGCGATAACAACCTTGGCACCCAGCCATGCCAGTGCTCGTGCCAGTTCTTTACCGATGCCCCGTCCCGCTCCCGTAATGACGGCAACTTTCCCGGCGAGGGCAGAAGGGGATAGGCCCATTTTTTCCATCTTTTCAACTAACATTGCTAATCCTCTTAATTTCGCTTGGCTAAATATATAAACTTCATGGTTTTACCAACATATCGCATTAATCCCTATTGTTTGCTGTCCTTAACAGAAATTCTATCCTCGTACTTTTTTAGGAATCACAGAAATATGGGGCTGTGTCTTTCAACGCGCTCTACTTGGTGGGATTGAATGTTTAACCAGTAAATCTTTATAATTTTCCCGTTCCATGTATTTATGGAGCTTGAGGTTTACAAGGTGGATGTTTTTACGAGTACTCCGTTGAAGGGTAACCCTGCAGCAGTTGTTCTTGGCATGCTCGATGAAGATACGATGCTCGCTCTTGCTTTTGAGCTGAATATTTCAGAGACAGTTTTTGTGGAGGAGGAAGCGAACGCGTATCGTTTGAGGTATTTCACTCCAACGTCCGAAATTCCGATGTGCGGGCACGCAACGATTGCAGCCTCCATGTGCTCAGGCTTAAGGGGCTTGCAGAAGGTAGCTGCACGGCCATAACGAAGGCTGGAACCGTGGAAGTGCAAATCGGAGATAATGTCTGGATAAAGATGCCAGAACCAAAATTCGTCGGCGAAGCAGTCATGGACTTTCCTTCACCGAGTTCTACTCTTGCTGTGGTGGATGTGGGGCTGAGAATAGGCATTGTGGAAGTTACAAGCTTTAAAGAGCTGACGAGGCTACAACCGACGTCAAATCTCGCAGATCTCTGCAAAAACACTGGCATTGATGGAGTATATGCATTCACTTTTGATTCCAAATACGATGCCGCGGCAAGGTTCTTCGCTCCAGCTCTCGGCGTGGCAGAGGATCCCGCTACTGGAACTGCCGGGGCGGCGCTTGCGTATTATCTGCACTATAGCGGCAGGCTTGTTAATGAAGAATACACTTTCGAACAGGGGCACGCGATGCTGAGAGAGGGCGTGATACACGCTAAGATCGAAGACGGAGCGCGGGTTTGGGTTGGTGGAAACGCAGTTTGTGTGCTTGAGGGGGAGCTTCGAGTTTGACTTGATTGCAAATGGTTCTGCTAACTTTCGGGCTGTGGCCTATACTGCGGCGAACTTAATCCGATGACCGCGAATTCCAGACCGAAACAACTATTTCCTCTTCTACATCTACCAGAGCTGAAACAATCGTTTCTCCATGCCAAGTAACGCTGAAAAGCTCCTTTGGCTGATAGAATTTCGAGGCTGTTTCGGGGAGAACCCTTCTAACAGTAACCTCACCGGAAGGATTCTGGTTCCGCACGCGCTCATCGCTCATAGCGATGGCTATAGCTTTCTCCTTTAAGGATAGGGGAAGAGCTTCAAGGCAGTAGGATTTCAGTATGAGAGTGCCGTTGTCGTAAACGAATCTGTAGATGTCAGTGCCGTCGAGTTCCGGCGAAGTTGCCACGACATCGATTGTGCTGCCGTCGCACGTGATGTTTACGGATTTGTAGGTAAAACCGTCGTAGGGTAGAAGAGAAGTCATTATTTTCTTCTCGATGACCTCCGATGTGTTCGCAACCTCGCTTGAACTACTCGTGTTGCCCACGCTGTCGCCGCTCCCCGGCTGG
Protein-coding regions in this window:
- a CDS encoding NADH-quinone oxidoreductase subunit B family protein; the protein is MKLILNWAASCGGCDVSILDIGSEILKALEGVDILYWPVAMDAKREDLEAIEDGSVDVGIINGAIRTSEQEEEAKIVRKKCKYVVAYGSCACFGGIPGLANLFPKEKVLKRAYVEAESNEEGETIPSPEIKLDDFTLTLPEFYESVKPLDAVIDVDLFVPGCPPSIGTIKELLDVLKLIAEGKQLERRILASDKALCYDCPRNATKSGKRIERLYRPHEVVANDEKCLLEQGILCLGFATRGGCGARCINANMPCRGCYGPVGVAGMSGITATAAIVGRWEDEIPPAKLIEALNIKDVAGIFYNFTLPVGRIRNEKR
- a CDS encoding Ni/Fe hydrogenase subunit alpha, whose product is MRKITIHPNTRLEGHGKVDIILDDEGNVKDAYFQVIEFRGFEKFCEGRHVEELPRITPKICGVCPGAHHMASAKACDAVFGVEIPPAAKKLRELFYCAHVAHSHILHFYVLAAPDFFIEDKMKRNVFGLVEVLGKELCAEILDCRVYAQRIQEIIAGHPIYPVAALPGGMAKPLSEEERKEIEEKAKKLVDFAKKGLEFFEDVVLKKEGMEELIKGDVYAHRTYYAGMVDEKDRVNFYDGVVKVVDPDGKEFCRFEVRDYLEHIAEHVEPWSYVKFPYLKAVGWKGFVDGVDSGIYRVNSLARLNVAEGMATPMADEAYRKMYDFFGEKPVHNILAYHWARLIEIAYAAERMYELACDEEITDKNVREVPKSKPSEGVGAVEAPRGTLYHHYVTNKKGVVEKVNLIVATVQNNPAINMSVKKAAQNFIKGGEIKEGLLNAVEMAVRAYDPCLACASHALPGRLDVEVRVIRDGEVVSVLRA
- a CDS encoding hydrogenase maturation protease — its product is MKKLVVGIGNAVLGDDSIGIRVAKELENEFEVKVTTPSALLEAIAGYDRVVIVDAISGAGEIGDVFEVELPENPRFTSSHSLGIIEMLSLGKVLYPEKMPKEVRIVAIEVGRMQIGEGLSEEVERALEKAVAFVREILS
- a CDS encoding DUF2178 domain-containing protein; translation: MNRKKYLLCITIVTVAVGAIIGWSVWAGNSVIPVIAVVAGIALLKLCKSRVEEVVEDERVHRIGEKASRRTLQVFGLTIAVTVAILIALSESGHAEFAQSDFTLIHVCALLAFYLTLLYLVFYGYYSKKYGG
- a CDS encoding helix-turn-helix transcriptional regulator, translating into MKNKLKVYRAIHDLTQEELAKKLGVTRQTIIAIEKGKYDPSLELAFKIARFFKVKIEDIFIYEEDEQD
- a CDS encoding glutamate synthase, with protein sequence MEKGRIVHRLAKDLKLPEERKTFNRYLKLTTSDPLREIANAYVEWARDKQGWKYEVFEEAFRFGRELASQYRLTQERVEVLFNNYLACFGGIVGFFISGFLRAMKDFTVRFSVRSASGIGFRLKGGRIFVEGRTTYLGMEMEDGEIFTSSTGNYLGKGMKGGRIVAGKAGDWVGMEMKGGTIIVSNAGNALGFAMEGGEIVAEVAGAWVGESSKGGRIVIGQYESIGDGKAEIVTRTSLKTY
- a CDS encoding GltB/FmdC/FwdC-like GXGXG domain-containing protein codes for the protein MRIIDRLMERAELRIPDGQPVEISEECDIQKLVEVANEYLDMEIKLAFQLNPEKCFDFGRKMRRKYSVTLREVEEFVNSTVYDVLEKRAGEIRDLLCHQFYENYLGYFVSGLYHDIIRDKTLSLSPKLPRLLAHSRVGLRWGFGYRHPGGNLIISGYAGGYLGEKMENGKIIVTGYTGDKVGFGMRGGEILIKGNVGWRLGDSMKGGRIIVFGNAGQFVGIDMEGGVIKIKGDVTSFGPRKGGEIFVWEEEGWKRVE
- a CDS encoding VWA domain-containing protein — protein: MQDVFEKARKDMLYPPIGLTITDGDVCKLEFSRKHRLVIGRDFARKFSEKGLLGAFHHALNHWAKHPYDLKTIILESFWLRNYENGNEIRELFDDVVANLDLVVNRGLDAIAETYRELPVEGEADALLRAYFSEITGLDFGKFELSDELERRLSVLLKIDFLDRRKLKSNIQLFAELFSDLDISLPFENPSLDDFSKQEIERALAEIAKDVDLEEFEEISKFLGISGGEGKQRRADVEWYRHKASRYVVYIESSARTGSLYPNELVDFSLDDAIDFYSPIESYGKIIPGIAKKYEAEEFEGQSSEARNAVIIIDSSGSMKNPQKCSYAVLGAFAIARSYMDMGGKVGVINFSGRSIEVPPSRGNDVYEALAVYQGGGTRLDVEKLKSYVEKYDCAECDFILITDAGIENIEEAVAYLSSLRSLTVIWIREYAKDVEDFRKRSGRLKGIAANFIEVEDERDIPKIVIRWRKEE
- a CDS encoding AAA family ATPase; the encoded protein is MKQLYELVCTRLYYGDETFEIGENRYDPVALFGLLTLILDGKELIFGDYGSGKTTSSERIASLVKAVPLEFVQAATVHGHPEQTEEKIKATLDLGSLEREGKEVVKWKITPFCPAIIIDEINRLPAGKQSMLLNEVDRNIWSYRGSTLITGSRAFFATINYQDIGTTKLIPPLLDRFDVAVETGRIHPVRKRLVRRGIDDSFLRDAKLAEEMIVHVQELNGKEAEKYVQEVSDQFREKIMARLEKDGINVHIPSLEEIEKMRDEIEKIDVSDDAELFLDYLSQEAYCQLGRKDFAKCDGCHYANYVCSDIYCISNRAERSLFVYSKALAWFEGEGEVTMAHVIAALPYVLWHRCGVSDAKLAEVRDVEKDTSDEFYAVRDTLLKAKRRWEEHRNYQISAYKALREGDVERLEQIAEKIGHPFFTSLTRG